Below is a window of Paramagnetospirillum magneticum AMB-1 DNA.
GTGAACCTGCTGGTTCAGGATGGGAAAGTCGCGCTTGACCGCATGGGCGTCGAAGACCCCGACCCGCGACGAGGTCCCCCTGAGGTCGGGGACCAGATCGGGCCGCAACTCGATGGCCAGCAATGGGGGGGACTCAGTCGACGGACCGGGCGGCGGTTCTGGAGCGGCGGCGGGCGGCTCGATCCCGTGGCCGGGAGGCACTAGGCGCACTACGTCGCCCAACTGGTTGAGGACGCCCCGCAAATCCGGCTCGCCCGGCAGCACGGTGGGCGGAAAGGCGGCAGGGTTGCCGGGAGGGGCGGCGGGGGCGGCGGCCAGCGGTCCCACCTGCGGCACCTGAGGCACCGGGGTGACGTTGCCGACCGAGGGGGGCGCCGGCACGCCGGGCGGCACGAATCCGCCGGTGGGGGCTGCCTCGATCAGCGGGAGCGAGGGCGGCGCCACGCCGAAGGAGGGAGCCGACTGGCCGGGCTGGGCGCTGAACAGGGCGTTGGCCATCTGGGCGATCAGCCGGGCATCGGGGGCGCCGGCGAAGCCCGCTGACGGTTCCTCCCAATCCCCGGCGGGCAATGCCGCCGGGGAGGGAGAAGACGGCAGCTCGAGGGAGAGCGGCTGGGTCATGCGAACTTCTTGTCGTAATCGAAGTAGTGATCGACCTCGACATCCTCGAGCACCGCCAGCGCATCCTCGGTGAGCAAGGCGGCCGAGCAATAGAGCGAGATCAGGTACGAGGCGATGGCCTTGCGGTTGATGCCCATGAAGCGAACCGACAGCGATGGCGCCACTTCGCCGGGCACGCCGGGCTGGAACAGGCCGACCACGCCCTGCTTCTTCTCGCCGGTGCGGATCAGCAAGATGTTGGTCTTGCCGCTCTTCTTGCCCTCGGCGGAGATGGTCAGCTTGTCGCTGGGTACCAGGGGCAGGCCGCGCCAGGTGAGGAAATTGGTGCCGAACAGGTTGACGGTGGGTGGCGGCACGCCGCGCTTGGTGCATTCGCGGCCGAAGGCGGCGATGGCCTTGGGGTGGGCCAGGAAGAAGGACGGCTCCTTCCAGACCTTGGAGATCAACTCGTCCAGGTCGTCGGGAGTGGGGGCACCCCTGCGGGTCTTGATGCGCTGGCTTTTGGCGGCGTTGGTCAGCAGGCCGTATTCGGCGTTGTTGATCAGCTCGTATTCCTGCTTCTCCTTCACCTTCTCGATCAGCAGGCGCAGCTGTTCCTGAATCTGGTCGATGGGGTGGGAATAGAGGTCCGAGACCCGGGTCTGAACGTCCAGCACGGTGGTCACCGCGTTCAGCGAGTATTCGCGCGGACTTTCCTCGTAGGGCACGAAGCTTTCCGGCAGGTCAGCGTCGTTGCGCGGGCTGCACTTGACGTCGGCGGAGGCGTCGGCGCCGCTTTCCTTGACCCGGTTCAGGCGGTAGATGCCGGCCTCGACCGGAGTCCAGGGCAGGAACGAGACCAGCCAGCGCGGCGTGATCCCCGACCATTGGGCGCGGGTCTTGGTGGCGTTGGCGAGCTGGCGTGCCGCCTGCTCGTTGAGGGTGCGGCGCACCTCGGTATCCTCGGACATGCAGTCTTCTCCTTGTTGAAAAATCAGTGGGCGGCGACCGATTCCAGCGCCTCGAGCACGGCGGCGATGCCGGTGCTGCGTAAGGGGCGGAACGGCTTATGGAAGCGGCGGCACAGGCCTTTGACCTTGCTTTGGGCCTGATGGCTGACGCAGCCCACGGGGAACAGCACTGCGTCGGCGCGCTCCAGGTGGTTGGCCAGCTTGGTCATGCTTTGCTCGACGCCGCCGTCATGGTGGACAAAGCCGCCGCCGCGCTCCTCCACCAGGCGGCGCAGATGGGCCACGTGCTGGTGACGGCCGCCCACGTAAAGGATCAGGCGGCCGGTGAGATCGAAGGTTTCCGTGGCTGGGGAGGACATGCGGAGGGCTCCTCTCAGATGGAATAGTCGAAGGATTCATAGGACAGCGCCGTCAGGATCTCTTCCTTGGTGCGCAGAACCTCGGGGTCGTTAGTGGTGCGGATGATACGGGCGGGAATGCCGGCCACGGTGGAATGGGGCTCTACCGCTTTCAGCACCACCGAGCCGGCGGCGATGCGCGAATGGGCGCCGATCTCGATATTGCCGAGGATCTTGGCGCCGGCGCCGATGATGGCGCCCTGGCGGACCTTGGGGTGGCGGTCGCCGCTTTCCTTGCCGGTGCCGCCCAGCGTCACGTTTTGCAGCAGGGAGACGTCGTCCTCCACCACGGCGGTTTCGCCCACCACCAGGCCGGTGGCGTGGTCGAGGAAGACGCCCTGGCCGAAGCGGGCGGCCGGGTGGATGTCGGTCTGGAAGACGTCGGAGGAGCGGCTTTGCAGATAGAGCGCGAAGTCCCGCTCGCCCCGGCTCCACAGCCAGTGGGCGAGGCGGTGGGTCTGCACCGCGTGGAAGCCCTTGAAGTAGAGGAACGGCTCGATGAAGCGTTGGGTGGCTGGGTCGCGGTCGAGCACGGCGGCGATGTCGGCCCGCAGCGCCTGGGCGATCTTGGGGGTGGCGGCGACGGCGCGGGCGAAGGTCTCGGTCAGCAGCGGCAAGGTCACCACCTCGTTCTTCAGGCGCTGCGAGATGCGATGGAACACCGCCGCCTCGAAGGTGGGCTGCTCCAGGATGTTGTCGATGAACAGCCGCCTCAGCATGGGGGCGCCGGCTAAGGCCTCCTCGGCCTCCCGGCGCAGTTCGGCCCACAGGCCATCGGAGAAACGGGCGGATTCGCGGTCTTGGCCGATGATCAGCGTCAAGCGCCCCGGTGCCGGCTGAGTCATGGTTCCTGTTCCCCTCATGATCGCATCATCCTGCCGGAAACACTTACATCATAAATCTACTAGATCAATAGAAAAATATCGCAAGGACGCAGCGCGCCGACATAGACAATTTATCTACTAGAAAAATGTATAGCGTCAGGCGAGACTATCCGTCCGGCACCCGTTTTCGGCGTGCCGTCGAAAGAGGGAGTGGTCGGAATGAGCTTCATGACCAACAAGGACGGCTCTGCGATCCAGTTCGAGCAACTGATCGCCCATTTCGAGGAACGGAGCGGCGCCTCCCCGCTGCTGGAGCATTGCGTTCATTTCGAGGATGCCGGCGCCGTCGGGCGCTATGGCGACCTCAGTCTGCGTTCGGCGTTCCAGCCGCTGTTCCTGGCCGATTCCATGCGTGCGGCTGCCCATGAAGCCTTGCTGCGGGTCGACGACGACCGGCAACGGTCCATCTCACCCGAACAGGCGTTCCGTATCCCCAAGACCCCAGAGCGGATCGTCCATTTCGACCGCCTGTGCCGCACCATCCACGCCATCAACTTCGCGGCCCAGGCCGGGCCGGACGCCGTTCTGTACCTCAACGTGGACGGGCGGCATCTCCTCAACGTCCAGGGCGGCACCCACGGCACCTTCTTCGAGGCGCTGCTCGGCCATTGCGGCCTGAGGCCGGGGCAGGTGGTGCTGGAGATCCTGGAATCGCGCATCAACGATTTCGGCCGCCTGACCGAGGCCATCGCCGCCTATCTGCAACGGGGCTTCGGCATCGCCATCGACGATTTTGGCTGCCGGAACTCCAATTTCGACCGGCTGTGGCGGCTGTCGCCCGACATCGTCAAGCTCGACCGCAGCCTGATCGTCCAGTCCACCGCCAACCCCCGCGCCCGCAAGATCCTGCCCAAGCTGGTGGAGATCATTCACGACCTGGGGGCGCGGGTGGTGTGCGAGGGAATCGAGACTGTGTCCCAGCATTCCCTGGCTGTGGACGCCGGGGTGGACATGCTGCAGGGCTATCTCTACGCCCGACCGGCAGAGCGCCTGCAGCACCGCCCCACATCGCCTATGGCAGGAACAGCCGCCCGGCATCCACCGGGCTTTTGATCAGCCCCCATTTGTGCGCCTCGGTCATCCAGCGGGCGGTGACGGCGCGCAAATCCGGAGTGACGCCCAACTGGTAATAGTGGGGCGAGGCGATCAGCGGGTTCTCGGCGGACACCTGCCTGACCGTGGCGGCATCGACGCGCAGCTTCTCGCCGAACCACTCGGCGGCCTGTTCCGGGCGGGCGCGGATATAGGCCACCGAATCCGCCAGGGCGCCGGTCAGCGAACGGATGGCGTCGGGGTGCTTCTCCAAGTAGGCGGCGCGGGCCAGGACCACGTAGGTGTGAGGCCAGCTCTTGATCAGCCGGGCGCCTTGGCTCTGCTGTAGCCGCAGCACCTGGGGCTGGCGGATGACAATGGCGTCGGCATGGTCCTTCTCCAACGCCACCGGCAGTTCGGCGGGCTGGATGTTGAGAAGCTCCACGTCGGTCTTGGGGTCGAGTCCGGCCTCGGCCAGCGAGGCCAGCAGGTCGAGATGGCTGTCCGACCCGAACGATACGGCGATCCGTTTGCCCTTGAGGTCCGCCAGTTTGGCCACCGGGCTTGCCGCCTTCACCAGGAGGGCGTAGCTGGAATGGCCGAGGCCCGAGACGATCACCGCCTGGCCCGGCAGGCGGGCGGCGAAGGTGGCCAGCGGCATCAGGCTGGTGACGGCGACGTCCAACTGGCCGGCGGCGAAGGCCTCCATCATGGGCGGGCCGTTCTGAAAGAAGGTGTACTCCACCTCCTGGCCGCGGGCGGCGGCGAGATTGGCCTTTTCCAGGATGGTGACGATCTGGCCGTTCATTCCGGCGGGATAGCCCAGCCGCAGCTTGTCCTGGGCGGCGGCCGGGAGGGCGAGGAACAGAGTGACCGCCAGGGCCAGCAATCGGGTCATGTCAATTCTCCTGCCAGGGGACGAGAAGGCGGCGTTCGGCCAGGGTGAAGGCCCAGGTCATCAGGGCGCCCAGCGTGCCGATGGTGACCATGCCCACCAGGACATGGGCGGTCTGAAGGGTCAGGCGGTTGGCCTGGATCATGTAGCCCAGGCCGCTTTGGGCGGCGATCAGCTCGGCGGTGACCACCGCCATCCAGCTTTGCCCCAGGCCGATGCGCAGGCCGGTGGCGATCATGGGCAGAGCGGCGGGCAGTCGCACCTCGAGCAACAAGGCCAGTCGGGTGGCCCCCAGGCAGCGGGCGGCGTCCAGATAACGCCCGCCCACCGCCAGCCCCCCGGCGAAGGCGTTGAGGAAGATGGGAAAGAAGGCGGCGATGGCGGTGATGAAGAAGCTGGGGGCGTCGCCCAGGCCGAACCACAGGATGGCCAACGGTATCCAGGCGATGGGCGGAATGGGGCGCAGCAGGCTGACCACCGGCAGCAGCGATTGCCGCAGCGGTCCCCAGGCGGCCATCACCAGGGCCAGCGGCACCGCCAGGCCCGAGGCCAGCACATAACCGCCCAGCACCCGGCGCAGCGAGGCCCCCAGGTCGCGGTGAAAGGCTCCCGAGCCGATCACCTCACCCAGCACCCCGGCCACCTCGGCGGGCGAGGGCAGCAGGACCGGATTGTCCAGTCCCGCCGCCGCCAGGGCCCAGAAGGCGACCAGCAGCCCCAGGCCCGACAGGGCGCTAGAGAACCGGGCGGCTCGACGTATAGCGGCGCTTGACACCGAAGGCCTCCTTCCAGTGGCGCCAGGCCCGGAAGCCCTGGACCAGTTCCTCGTGGGGGGTGCCGATGGGGAAGGGGGTGGGGCTGGGGTGATCGGTCCACAGGCCTTTGCGGCGCCGGGCCTCGCGCTGGTCGGCCAGCCAGTCGTTGTAGCTTTCGTAGACCACATGGCCGTCCTCGCTGTCCAGGGTGGCGGCACGGATACGGGCATCGTAATCCCGCCAGCGCCGCGCCTCGGCCTCGGTGGGGGGCTGAGGCTCCACGTCCAGTTCATAGCCGGCCTCGGCCAGTTCCCTGCCGGCGATGGCGGCGAAGACCCGCTGGTCGCGCAGGCTGAGCAGGGTCTTGTGGATGCCGATATAGCGGTCGCTGACCGGGTGCCCCAGCGGCGCATGGTCGCGCTGGGCGCCGCGCGCCTGGGCGATGGAGGTGGTGTGGAACTCCAGGAAGGCCGGGCTGTACTCCACCCCCAGGAAGGCGGCGATGCGCTTCAACTCGGCCTCGGGCTGGCGCACCAGGGTCTCGTAGCGCACGTCGAACCACTGCCCGGGGGCAACCTTGGCCCGTGCCGCCGCGATGGTCCGCTGGTTCAGCGCCCAGATCTCGGCGGCGGCCAGGATGTTGGTGGGGCCGAACGAGGATTCCAGGTAATCGGCGCTGGCGTCGCGGCCGTCCCGGGTGATGACCACGAATTGGGCGTTGGGGAAGTCCTCCAGGATCTGGTCCACGAAGAACAGGTTGTAGGGAGTCTTCTCGCCCCAGCGCGGCTTGCCCGCATGCCGGGCGTAGCGCCCCAGGATGGCGGCATAGGCGCCGGCGAAGCTGCGCTCAGGGGCTTCGGCCACCAGTTCGTCGACGATGGTGCGCGGATTGACCGGGAGGTCGAAGAATGGCGTCTTCAGGCCGAAGATCATCTCCTCGACCAGGGCGCGGAAATTGGTGCCCTCGGACAGGTCGCCATGGGTGTGAACATAGGGACGGAAACGGGGATAGAACCACGCCACCTCGGGCACGGCGATGTCGGGATGATTGCCGAGCATGGCCATCACCAGGGTGGTGCCGGAGCGCTCGGGGCCGATGACGAAAATGGGACGCTGGGACAGGGTGACGGGCATGGGGACTCTCTTGGTTAGCCGGCGAAGCGGCGCAGGCGCTCTTCGTCGCGGATGAGGATGCGGGTGGGGGTGACGTCCACCATGCCCTGCTCGCGGAAGCGCTCCAGGGTGGTGGTGACCCATTGCCGGGTCGAGCCGACCATCTTGGCCAGATCCTCCTGGGTCAGGGTGCGGCTGATGGCGATGCCGTCGGCGGTGCGCCGGCCGTCCAGATTGGCCATCAGCAGCAGAAGCTGGGCGAGGCGCTCGGCGGCCGAGCGGGTGCCCAGCATGTGGATGAGGGCGGAATAGGCCTTGCCCTTGTGGACCAGGGCCTCGACCAGGGCCAGGGTGAGCCGCGGCAGCCGGTCCAGCAACTGGCGCAGCTCGCGGCCCCTGACATGCAGCACCTGGGTCGGGCGGATGGCCTGGCCCGACCACATGTGCGGGCTGCCGCCGAAGATCTCGGGACCGCCGACGAAATTGCCCGGCGACCAATAGGCCAGGGTGATCTCGCGCCCCGACGGGCCGGTGTAATAGCTGCGCACCTGCCCGGCCAGAATGATGAAGATGCCGTCGTGGTGGTCGCCCTGCTGGAACACCGTGGCGCCGGCGGCATGGTGCTGGACCGAGGACACCGCCAGGACCTGGGCGTATTCCTCGTCGGACAGGCCGGCCAGCAGGTTGGGGCTCAGCGCGGCGCCGTCATCCTCGTGCAGGTGGAGCGACGGGGCGGGCAAGGCTCGGGCGGCATTGGCGGTCATGGTGTCCTCCTCAGATTCCGGCGCCATCGATGAAGTCGAAGGCGCGGCGGCTTTCCTGGCGGATCAGCCGCAGGCATTGGCGCTTGTGCTCGGCGAATTGGGGCGTGGCGAAGACGTCCTCGGGTCGGGGGCGGGGCAGGTCGAGCCGCAGGTCGAGCAGCACCCGGCCCGGCGCGGCACTCATCACCACCACCCGGTCGGCCAGGAACAGGGCCTCGTCGATGTCGTGGGTGACGAACAGCACGGTGTTGCCGATCTGGCCCCACAGGCGCAGCAGGCTCTCCTGCATGATGGACCGCGTCTGGGCGTCCAGGGCTCCGAACGGCTCGTCCATCAGCAGCACGCTGGGATGGTTGACCAGGGCGCGGGCGATGCCCACCCGCTGGGCCATGCCGCCCGAAAGCGCGGCGGGATAGCGCTGGGCGGACCCGCCCAGGCCGACCAGATCCAGGTATTCCCTGGCCAGGTCGCGGGCCTCGGCGCGGGTCTTGCCCTGCATGCGCGGCCCGAAAGCGACGTTTTCCAGCACGGTCTTCCAGGGGAACAGCGAATGCTGCTGGAACACCATGCCACGTTCCGGCCCCGGGCCGGTGACCTCGACGCCGTCGACCGCCACGCGGCCCCGTGCCGGGCGCAGGAAGCCGGCCACCGCGTTGAGCGCCGTCGACTTGCCGCAGCCCGACGGCCCCAGCAGGCAGACGAACTCGCCCGGTTCGATTTCCAGCGAGAAATCCTCGACCGCCGCATGGGCGCCGAAGCTGACCGACAGGCGCTGGATGCCGATTCGGCCCCGGGTGACGGTCAGGCTGCGGCGGTTGGGAAGGGCGTTCATGGGCGGGCCTCGCGGCGAAGGGGGGCGGAGGCGGTGCTCCACGGCATGACGGCGCGGCCCAGCAGGCGGATCAGGCCGCTGGAGGCCAGCCCCAGCACCCCGATCAGCAGCATGCCCAGCACGATGTCGGCGTATTGCACCAGGGCATAGGCTTCCCAGGTGAAATAGCCGATGCCGAATTGCCCCGAGATCATCTCGGCGGCGATCAGCGACACCCAGGCCACCCCCATGCCCACCGTCAGGCCGGTGAAGATGTGCGGCAGCGCCCCGGGCAGGAAGACATGGCGGAACAGGGCGGCCTCGCCCGCGCCCAGCGAGCGCGATGCCCGGACCAGGGCGGGGTCGATGGCCGCCACCCCGTGCAGGGTGTTGATCAGGATGGGAAAGAACG
It encodes the following:
- a CDS encoding sulfotransferase family protein, which produces MPVTLSQRPIFVIGPERSGTTLVMAMLGNHPDIAVPEVAWFYPRFRPYVHTHGDLSEGTNFRALVEEMIFGLKTPFFDLPVNPRTIVDELVAEAPERSFAGAYAAILGRYARHAGKPRWGEKTPYNLFFVDQILEDFPNAQFVVITRDGRDASADYLESSFGPTNILAAAEIWALNQRTIAAARAKVAPGQWFDVRYETLVRQPEAELKRIAAFLGVEYSPAFLEFHTTSIAQARGAQRDHAPLGHPVSDRYIGIHKTLLSLRDQRVFAAIAGRELAEAGYELDVEPQPPTEAEARRWRDYDARIRAATLDSEDGHVVYESYNDWLADQREARRRKGLWTDHPSPTPFPIGTPHEELVQGFRAWRHWKEAFGVKRRYTSSRPVL
- a CDS encoding ABC transporter permease encodes the protein MSSAAIRRAARFSSALSGLGLLVAFWALAAAGLDNPVLLPSPAEVAGVLGEVIGSGAFHRDLGASLRRVLGGYVLASGLAVPLALVMAAWGPLRQSLLPVVSLLRPIPPIAWIPLAILWFGLGDAPSFFITAIAAFFPIFLNAFAGGLAVGGRYLDAARCLGATRLALLLEVRLPAALPMIATGLRIGLGQSWMAVVTAELIAAQSGLGYMIQANRLTLQTAHVLVGMVTIGTLGALMTWAFTLAERRLLVPWQEN
- a CDS encoding family 2A encapsulin nanocompartment shell protein is translated as MSEDTEVRRTLNEQAARQLANATKTRAQWSGITPRWLVSFLPWTPVEAGIYRLNRVKESGADASADVKCSPRNDADLPESFVPYEESPREYSLNAVTTVLDVQTRVSDLYSHPIDQIQEQLRLLIEKVKEKQEYELINNAEYGLLTNAAKSQRIKTRRGAPTPDDLDELISKVWKEPSFFLAHPKAIAAFGRECTKRGVPPPTVNLFGTNFLTWRGLPLVPSDKLTISAEGKKSGKTNILLIRTGEKKQGVVGLFQPGVPGEVAPSLSVRFMGINRKAIASYLISLYCSAALLTEDALAVLEDVEVDHYFDYDKKFA
- the cysE gene encoding serine O-acetyltransferase; this encodes MTQPAPGRLTLIIGQDRESARFSDGLWAELRREAEEALAGAPMLRRLFIDNILEQPTFEAAVFHRISQRLKNEVVTLPLLTETFARAVAATPKIAQALRADIAAVLDRDPATQRFIEPFLYFKGFHAVQTHRLAHWLWSRGERDFALYLQSRSSDVFQTDIHPAARFGQGVFLDHATGLVVGETAVVEDDVSLLQNVTLGGTGKESGDRHPKVRQGAIIGAGAKILGNIEIGAHSRIAAGSVVLKAVEPHSTVAGIPARIIRTTNDPEVLRTKEEILTALSYESFDYSI
- a CDS encoding Crp/Fnr family transcriptional regulator — protein: MTANAARALPAPSLHLHEDDGAALSPNLLAGLSDEEYAQVLAVSSVQHHAAGATVFQQGDHHDGIFIILAGQVRSYYTGPSGREITLAYWSPGNFVGGPEIFGGSPHMWSGQAIRPTQVLHVRGRELRQLLDRLPRLTLALVEALVHKGKAYSALIHMLGTRSAAERLAQLLLLMANLDGRRTADGIAISRTLTQEDLAKMVGSTRQWVTTTLERFREQGMVDVTPTRILIRDEERLRRFAG
- a CDS encoding EAL domain-containing protein; translated protein: MSFMTNKDGSAIQFEQLIAHFEERSGASPLLEHCVHFEDAGAVGRYGDLSLRSAFQPLFLADSMRAAAHEALLRVDDDRQRSISPEQAFRIPKTPERIVHFDRLCRTIHAINFAAQAGPDAVLYLNVDGRHLLNVQGGTHGTFFEALLGHCGLRPGQVVLEILESRINDFGRLTEAIAAYLQRGFGIAIDDFGCRNSNFDRLWRLSPDIVKLDRSLIVQSTANPRARKILPKLVEIIHDLGARVVCEGIETVSQHSLAVDAGVDMLQGYLYARPAERLQHRPTSPMAGTAARHPPGF
- a CDS encoding ABC transporter substrate-binding protein is translated as MTRLLALAVTLFLALPAAAQDKLRLGYPAGMNGQIVTILEKANLAAARGQEVEYTFFQNGPPMMEAFAAGQLDVAVTSLMPLATFAARLPGQAVIVSGLGHSSYALLVKAASPVAKLADLKGKRIAVSFGSDSHLDLLASLAEAGLDPKTDVELLNIQPAELPVALEKDHADAIVIRQPQVLRLQQSQGARLIKSWPHTYVVLARAAYLEKHPDAIRSLTGALADSVAYIRARPEQAAEWFGEKLRVDAATVRQVSAENPLIASPHYYQLGVTPDLRAVTARWMTEAHKWGLIKSPVDAGRLFLP
- a CDS encoding DUF2325 domain-containing protein — translated: MSSPATETFDLTGRLILYVGGRHQHVAHLRRLVEERGGGFVHHDGGVEQSMTKLANHLERADAVLFPVGCVSHQAQSKVKGLCRRFHKPFRPLRSTGIAAVLEALESVAAH
- a CDS encoding ABC transporter ATP-binding protein — protein: MNALPNRRSLTVTRGRIGIQRLSVSFGAHAAVEDFSLEIEPGEFVCLLGPSGCGKSTALNAVAGFLRPARGRVAVDGVEVTGPGPERGMVFQQHSLFPWKTVLENVAFGPRMQGKTRAEARDLAREYLDLVGLGGSAQRYPAALSGGMAQRVGIARALVNHPSVLLMDEPFGALDAQTRSIMQESLLRLWGQIGNTVLFVTHDIDEALFLADRVVVMSAAPGRVLLDLRLDLPRPRPEDVFATPQFAEHKRQCLRLIRQESRRAFDFIDGAGI